The Pecten maximus chromosome 14, xPecMax1.1, whole genome shotgun sequence genome includes a region encoding these proteins:
- the LOC117342952 gene encoding uncharacterized protein LOC117342952, translating to MRGLCVATLLLFFSSAVTAGGYGHGQRHHGNIYGHNIIRTFPRHQQYLVGRQRPLQHQFRYIAHQSPVVHSNVQYQGRGVVSTGLTSPFVHGRAPGTIGTSGALLQHPSQTILPTHSVIHHSTPSVLNNIGSPGMTFLTAGTQGIPVQSSTHIGTQSVSFQAPSGVPVSPQVPAIQTTNGLFPAATPLSPIGIQTGSPLFQNSAIGSQPTFGGVSTSVTGNTQNNVGMRDLGLNMPITSNSGFDSVPLAYEQEQNGLKSGVPALGIPFDTEEKVGIPKFGGWAPPSVNDVVIREDNTLPITTQRRSLASILRNFHMK from the coding sequence ATGAGGGGACTCTGTGTCGCAACACTTTTGCTGTTCTTTTCCTCCGCAGTGACAGCGGGAGGTTACGGACACGGCCAACGACACCACGGCAATATCTACGGACATAATATCATTAGAACATTTCCAAGACACCAGCAGTACCTGGTTGGTAGACAAAGACCGCTTCAGCATCAGTTTCGGTATATCGCCCATCAGAGTCCCGTTGTACATTCTAACGTCCAGTACCAGGGCAGAGGTGTGGTCTCTACTGGATTAACGTCACCTTTCGTACACGGTAGAGCCCCTGGTACTATAGGAACATCTGGTGCTCTTCTGCAGCATCCTTCACAGACAATTCTACCGACACATTCCGTAATACATCACAGTACACCGAGTGTTCTAAATAATATAGGCTCTCCGGGAATGACGTTCTTAACGGCAGGAACACAAGGAATACCTGTTCAAAGTAGCACTCATATTGGAACACAGAGCGTATCTTTTCAAGCTCCAAGTGGGGTTCCAGTGTCGCCTCAGGTCCCGGCCATACAAACTACAAACGGACTTTTTCCAGCTGCGACACCGTTATCCCCCATCGGAATTCAAACCGGAAGTCCACTATTTCAAAATAGCGCCATTGGCTCACAGCCAACCTTCGGTGGTGTTTCAACCTCAGTAACCGGAAACACCCAAAACAATGTAGGAATGCGGGATCTCGGATTGAATATGCCCATAACCTCAAATTCTGGTTTCGACTCGGTGCCATTGGCATACGAACAAGAGCAGAACGGCCTCAAGAGTGGCGTTCCCGCCCTAGGGATTCCATTCGATACAGAGGAGAAAGTTGGTATTCCTAAATTCGGAGGCTGGGCTCCTCCCAGTGTGAACGATGTCGTTATACGGGAAGACAATACGCTTCCAATAACAACACAACGCCGATCTTTAGCTTCAATACTGAGGAATTTCCACATGAAGTAA